In Janibacter alkaliphilus, the following proteins share a genomic window:
- a CDS encoding cobyrinate a,c-diamide synthase translates to MSTPRIAVAAPASGQGKTTVAVGIMAALSRAGHVVAPAKVGPDYIDPGYHALATGRPGRNLDPWLLGGPEAIAPMLAHACAATTPADVAVVEGVMGLHDGRIGTDGFASTAHVAALTATPVVLVVDISSASRTVAATVHGMRTWGAAAGPGVDGGDVQVVGVVLNKAGSPRHADEARRAVASLGLPVLGVLPRDAGVSAPSRHLGLVPVAERADAAASLDRLAEQTAEHVDLDLLLDLARSAPPLDVAPWDPAAAIRDSAGPDPVHCFGGRPRVAVAGGRAFTFRYPETEELLRAAGCEPVVLDPATDRELPAGTAGLYLGGGFPEVHAAALSTNATLRDEIRDAVRAGMPTVAECAGLLYLCEQVDGHPFAGVVPARAAMHPRLTLRYLDATTGTDSVLGPAGSPVRGHEFHRTRTDPARGERPAWTADGDGHGFALDPAGTGRATVHASYLHVSWAGAPAMPAHLAAAVSDFAARSRTGDTAPVSRAAAAPTTGPRISAQPPMSTGPADAQLTDPLLHHGDTEVGPGLVDLAVNVRVSAPPPWLATQIRSATADLATYPSTGRATAAIARAHGVPEEMVLPTAGAAEAFTLVARALAPRRPVVVHPQFTEPDAALRRAGSPAEHVVLDAATGFALDDDAVVRVRAADPDLVVVGNPTNPTGVLHPREQVAALHGPTLLVDEAFLDALGAEREAATTLIDREMAGTLVVRSLTKTWGVAGLRAGYVVGDPALIARLRAQQAHWSVSTPAAVVMEATATPAARAEAEQLAEQARSWRAHLVAGLQRLGHRPVAGEAPFVLVRLGSGAREALRERGYAVRRGDTFPGLDAAWCRIAVRDPLTTDGLLRAVAEITPEEATA, encoded by the coding sequence GTGAGCACCCCGCGCATCGCCGTCGCCGCCCCGGCCTCCGGCCAGGGCAAGACGACCGTGGCGGTCGGGATCATGGCCGCGCTCAGCCGCGCCGGGCACGTCGTGGCCCCGGCCAAGGTGGGCCCGGACTACATCGACCCCGGCTACCACGCGCTGGCCACCGGCCGCCCCGGCCGCAACCTCGACCCGTGGCTGCTCGGCGGACCGGAGGCGATCGCCCCGATGCTCGCGCACGCCTGTGCCGCGACCACCCCGGCGGACGTGGCCGTGGTCGAAGGGGTGATGGGCCTGCACGACGGACGAATCGGCACCGACGGCTTCGCCTCGACGGCCCACGTGGCCGCGCTCACCGCGACCCCGGTGGTGCTCGTCGTCGACATCTCCAGCGCCTCCCGGACCGTGGCCGCCACCGTGCACGGGATGCGGACCTGGGGCGCGGCCGCCGGTCCCGGGGTGGACGGCGGCGACGTCCAGGTCGTCGGGGTCGTGCTCAACAAGGCCGGATCGCCGCGGCACGCCGACGAGGCCCGCCGCGCGGTGGCCTCGCTGGGGCTGCCGGTGCTCGGCGTGCTGCCGCGCGACGCCGGGGTCAGCGCGCCCTCGCGCCACCTCGGGCTGGTGCCGGTGGCCGAGCGCGCGGACGCGGCCGCCTCCCTGGACCGGCTCGCCGAGCAGACCGCCGAGCACGTCGACCTCGACCTGCTGCTCGACCTCGCCCGCAGCGCGCCACCGCTGGATGTCGCCCCCTGGGACCCGGCCGCGGCGATCCGGGACAGCGCCGGCCCGGACCCGGTGCACTGCTTCGGCGGTCGCCCGCGGGTCGCCGTCGCCGGCGGTCGGGCCTTCACCTTCCGCTACCCCGAGACCGAGGAGCTGCTGCGCGCCGCCGGCTGCGAGCCGGTCGTCCTCGACCCGGCCACCGACCGGGAGCTGCCGGCCGGCACCGCAGGGCTCTACCTCGGCGGCGGCTTCCCCGAGGTGCACGCCGCCGCGCTGTCGACGAACGCCACGCTGCGCGACGAGATCCGCGACGCGGTCCGCGCCGGGATGCCCACCGTCGCCGAGTGCGCCGGGCTGCTCTACCTCTGCGAGCAGGTCGACGGTCACCCCTTCGCCGGCGTGGTCCCGGCCCGGGCCGCCATGCACCCCCGGCTCACCCTGCGCTACCTGGACGCGACCACCGGCACCGACTCCGTGCTGGGCCCGGCCGGCAGCCCGGTCCGGGGGCACGAGTTCCACCGCACCCGCACCGACCCGGCCCGGGGCGAGCGGCCCGCCTGGACCGCCGACGGTGACGGGCACGGCTTCGCCCTCGACCCGGCCGGCACCGGCCGGGCCACCGTGCACGCCTCCTACCTGCACGTCAGCTGGGCCGGCGCCCCGGCGATGCCGGCGCACCTCGCTGCGGCGGTCAGCGACTTCGCGGCCCGCTCGCGGACCGGTGACACCGCACCGGTCTCGCGTGCGGCTGCTGCCCCCACGACCGGACCGCGCATCTCGGCCCAGCCACCGATGAGCACCGGCCCGGCCGACGCCCAGCTGACCGACCCGCTGCTGCACCACGGCGACACCGAGGTCGGTCCTGGCCTGGTGGACCTCGCGGTGAACGTCCGGGTGAGCGCTCCCCCGCCCTGGCTGGCCACCCAGATCCGCTCGGCCACAGCCGATCTCGCGACCTACCCCAGTACCGGCCGGGCCACTGCGGCGATCGCCCGGGCGCACGGGGTCCCCGAGGAGATGGTGCTGCCGACCGCCGGCGCGGCCGAGGCCTTCACCCTCGTCGCCCGGGCGCTGGCGCCGCGGCGACCGGTCGTGGTGCACCCGCAGTTCACCGAGCCGGACGCGGCGCTGCGTCGGGCCGGGTCCCCGGCCGAGCACGTCGTGCTCGACGCGGCGACCGGCTTCGCGCTGGACGACGACGCGGTCGTGCGGGTGCGCGCCGCCGACCCGGACCTGGTCGTCGTCGGCAACCCGACCAACCCGACCGGGGTGCTGCACCCTCGCGAGCAGGTCGCCGCGCTGCACGGGCCGACGCTGCTCGTCGACGAGGCCTTCCTCGACGCGCTCGGCGCGGAGCGCGAGGCCGCGACCACGCTCATCGACCGCGAGATGGCCGGCACCCTCGTCGTGCGCAGCCTCACCAAGACGTGGGGGGTCGCCGGGCTGCGCGCCGGTTACGTCGTCGGCGACCCCGCGCTCATCGCCCGGCTGCGCGCCCAGCAGGCCCATTGGTCGGTCTCCACCCCGGCCGCCGTCGTCATGGAGGCCACCGCGACGCCGGCCGCCCGCGCCGAGGCCGAACAGCTGGCCGAGCAGGCCCGCAGCTGGCGGGCGCATCTCGTCGCCGGGCTGCAGCGTCTGGGCCACCGCCCGGTGGCGGGCGAGGCGCCCTTCGTCCTCGTCCGGCTGGGCAGCGGCGCCCGGGAGGCGCTGCGCGAGCGCGGCTACGCCGTCCGGCGGGGGGACACCTTCCCCGGGCTGGACGCGGCATGGTGCAGGATCGCTGTCCGCGACCCGCTGACCACCGACGGCCTGCTGCGCGCCGTCGCCGAGATCACGCCCGAGGAGGCCACCGCATGA
- the cobO gene encoding cob(I)yrinic acid a,c-diamide adenosyltransferase has translation MPQGQVPTTPDDGRTTRQRRHSPLVVVHHGAGKGKSTAAFGLALRGWNQGWSTAVFQFVKSAKWRIGEEQALTTLGRVHEQTGEGGPVEWHKMGSGWSWSRKAGTEEDHARDAREGWAEIQRRLAAEQHQMYVLDEFSYVLKWGWVDVAEVVETLQQRPGYQHVVITGRDPHPDLLAIADVATEMTKVAHPFDKGQKGQKGIEW, from the coding sequence ATGCCCCAGGGACAGGTCCCCACCACCCCCGACGACGGCCGCACCACCCGCCAGCGGCGGCACAGCCCGCTGGTGGTCGTCCACCACGGCGCCGGCAAGGGCAAGTCCACGGCCGCCTTCGGCCTGGCGCTGCGCGGCTGGAACCAGGGCTGGTCCACCGCGGTCTTCCAGTTCGTCAAGAGCGCGAAGTGGCGGATCGGCGAGGAGCAGGCGCTGACCACCCTCGGCCGGGTGCACGAGCAGACCGGCGAAGGGGGCCCGGTCGAGTGGCACAAGATGGGCTCCGGCTGGTCGTGGTCGCGCAAGGCCGGCACCGAGGAGGACCACGCGCGCGACGCCCGCGAGGGGTGGGCCGAGATCCAGCGACGACTGGCCGCCGAGCAGCACCAGATGTACGTCCTCGACGAGTTCAGCTATGTCCTGAAGTGGGGCTGGGTCGACGTGGCCGAGGTCGTCGAGACCCTGCAGCAGCGCCCCGGCTACCAGCACGTCGTCATCACCGGCCGCGACCCGCACCCGGACCTGCTGGCGATCGCCGACGTGGCCACCGAGATGACCAAGGTCGCTCACCCCTTCGACAAGGGGCAGAAGGGGCAGAAGGGCATCGAGTGGTGA